A genomic window from Sulfurospirillum diekertiae includes:
- a CDS encoding aminotransferase-like domain-containing protein, producing the protein MQTKFAKRVTTASRSFTRTILDLTAQSSIISFAGGLPDAALFPRDSIEKHAKKLFETEDNRLFQYSNASGVEALKVEIAKKYVGTTSAEIMLTNGSQQGLDLVCKTFLDEKDCIIVEDPSYLAALGLFHMYNATIKAAPLNANGVDTVVLEALFRDYSPKFFYTIPIFQNPTGYSYTLETRKEVVRIAKKYNVILLEDSPYEALRYDGVQTTAFADLLPELTIALGTFSKTLAPDFRIGWMRAPKEIISALTLSKESTDLQNSKFFQHICAKMMQSGELQEHTKTLIQYYRPKRDAMVKALHTYFKESIEFVVPEGGMFIWVNFKKCDDSMKLFDVAIKKGVAFVPGSVFFADKRVSSYGRLNYTNSSLEQIEDGVKKLHDAYIELS; encoded by the coding sequence ATGCAAACCAAATTTGCAAAACGTGTTACCACCGCATCACGTTCATTTACGCGAACGATCTTAGACTTAACGGCACAAAGCTCCATTATCTCTTTTGCTGGCGGACTTCCTGATGCCGCTCTTTTCCCAAGAGACAGCATTGAAAAACATGCCAAAAAACTTTTTGAGACAGAAGATAATCGTCTGTTCCAATACAGCAATGCTTCCGGTGTTGAGGCGCTCAAAGTTGAGATTGCTAAAAAATATGTGGGCACGACATCAGCAGAAATTATGTTGACCAACGGTTCACAACAAGGGCTTGATTTAGTCTGTAAAACTTTTTTGGATGAAAAAGATTGTATTATCGTTGAAGATCCAAGCTACCTTGCAGCACTGGGGCTTTTCCATATGTACAATGCAACGATCAAAGCAGCGCCACTCAACGCAAACGGTGTTGATACGGTTGTGCTTGAAGCGTTATTTCGCGATTATTCACCTAAATTTTTCTATACGATACCCATTTTTCAAAACCCAACAGGTTATTCATATACCCTTGAAACCCGCAAAGAAGTGGTGCGGATTGCTAAAAAATACAACGTTATTTTACTTGAAGATAGTCCTTATGAAGCTCTACGATATGATGGTGTTCAAACGACAGCCTTTGCTGATTTATTGCCTGAACTCACCATCGCGCTGGGAACATTTTCAAAAACTTTAGCACCCGATTTTCGCATCGGTTGGATGAGAGCACCTAAAGAAATTATCAGTGCATTAACACTCAGTAAAGAGAGTACGGATTTGCAAAATTCTAAGTTTTTTCAACACATTTGTGCAAAGATGATGCAAAGTGGTGAATTACAAGAGCATACCAAAACGTTGATCCAATATTACCGTCCCAAACGAGATGCCATGGTAAAAGCACTCCACACCTATTTTAAAGAGAGCATTGAGTTCGTCGTACCTGAGGGTGGTATGTTTATTTGGGTTAATTTTAAAAAATGTGATGACAGTATGAAACTGTTTGATGTCGCCATCAAAAAAGGGGTTGCCTTTGTGCCGGGAAGTGTTTTCTTTGCCGATAAACGTGTCAGCTCTTACGGACGCCTCAACTACACGAACTCAAGTTTAGAACAGATTGAAGATGGTGTGAAAAAACTCCATGATGCCTATATAGAGCTTAGTTAA
- a CDS encoding aminotransferase class IV has product MSCVIKSTSPCFETLKAVDGEIFHLAFHQARFDQTRQALYGSMSKIVLSEHLAPPKEGIYRVRVEYAEALQKIEYIPCALHTLQTFAFVETEIDYAYKYCNREALNVHLQGNSDDVIFTCKGKLQDTSIANIALLIDGEWKTPLHPLLKGTTRERLLKSGALKAEVLDMKSLQKAQKFAIMNALIGFKIIDNVLWIKE; this is encoded by the coding sequence ATGAGTTGTGTGATAAAGTCTACATCCCCCTGTTTTGAGACGCTCAAAGCGGTAGATGGCGAAATTTTCCACCTTGCCTTTCATCAGGCACGGTTTGATCAAACGCGTCAAGCGCTTTACGGCTCAATGTCTAAAATCGTTCTCTCAGAACATTTGGCTCCTCCCAAGGAGGGAATTTATCGAGTACGTGTTGAATATGCCGAAGCGCTTCAGAAAATTGAGTATATTCCTTGCGCTCTACACACACTTCAAACATTTGCATTCGTCGAGACTGAAATAGATTACGCATATAAATATTGTAATCGAGAGGCTTTAAATGTCCATTTACAAGGAAATAGTGATGATGTTATCTTTACATGTAAAGGGAAGCTTCAAGATACGAGTATCGCAAATATTGCGCTTTTAATTGATGGTGAATGGAAAACGCCACTTCATCCACTTTTAAAAGGAACGACACGAGAGCGATTGCTTAAAAGTGGTGCACTCAAAGCTGAAGTTTTGGACATGAAAAGCCTTCAAAAAGCTCAGAAATTTGCTATAATGAATGCACTTATAGGATTTAAAATCATTGATAACGTATTATGGATAAAGGAATAA
- a CDS encoding LysR family transcriptional regulator, with the protein MLKDFSKVETFLTVVREKSFSKASKKLGISQPAVTQQIKLLEEYLDIQIVDRKKNGIKLTTAGEELFKVAIKLEKHLLAAEREMLRLVNKEVIFVLGASPMIGNYILPNFLNDIQEAIKNNVMLKVEDAAEITEKLLDKKVDLALIEAPIFQEGIIYREWLEDELVITSRSPLPKLVKKEDLLSYNWICREEESNTRKIIHETFEKMDVDCKSFKVKSIVTSSTAVKHTLMKANIEDTPTVSIISKHIIADELENGLLYTTKMKGLKLTRMLYLCYIKDRKHDALIDNVINYIMSKQEIKA; encoded by the coding sequence ATGCTGAAAGATTTCTCAAAAGTGGAAACCTTTTTGACCGTTGTACGAGAAAAAAGCTTTTCTAAAGCTTCTAAAAAACTTGGCATCAGCCAACCTGCTGTCACACAACAGATAAAACTTCTTGAAGAATACTTAGATATTCAAATTGTGGATCGTAAAAAAAATGGTATCAAACTCACCACCGCAGGTGAAGAACTTTTCAAGGTAGCTATCAAGCTTGAAAAACACCTTTTAGCGGCTGAGAGAGAGATGCTGCGTCTTGTGAATAAAGAGGTTATTTTTGTGCTTGGAGCGTCACCAATGATTGGTAACTATATTCTGCCAAATTTTTTGAATGACATACAAGAAGCCATTAAAAATAATGTCATGCTCAAAGTGGAAGATGCTGCAGAAATTACTGAAAAACTGCTTGATAAAAAAGTGGACTTAGCACTCATTGAAGCACCTATCTTTCAAGAGGGAATTATTTACCGCGAATGGTTAGAAGATGAACTCGTAATTACCAGTCGCTCACCTCTGCCTAAACTGGTTAAAAAAGAAGATTTACTCTCTTATAATTGGATCTGTCGCGAAGAAGAGTCCAATACACGCAAGATTATTCATGAAACATTTGAGAAAATGGATGTGGATTGTAAAAGTTTTAAAGTTAAAAGTATTGTCACGAGTTCGACCGCAGTCAAACATACACTGATGAAAGCAAATATCGAAGATACACCAACTGTTTCCATTATCTCAAAACATATTATTGCTGATGAGTTAGAAAATGGGTTGCTCTATACCACAAAGATGAAAGGCTTGAAATTGACACGTATGCTCTATCTTTGTTACATCAAAGATCGTAAACATGATGCGCTGATTGACAATGTTATCAACTACATTATGAGCAAACAAGAGATTAAAGCTTAG
- a CDS encoding glycine zipper 2TM domain-containing protein, producing the protein MKKIFYAPLLFVSSLLYAETMHMAEEVRVITSKPEYRMVTSRVPYQECWDEQVAVQYAPPPPSEGSGVAGALIGGVAGGVLGHQIGSGKGNTAATVGGAIVGTLVGKNIGEQSASSTPPPPGYRMERRCTTRYEEKSSEQFMGYRNTANYKGQTIVKYSDKPLEFIHLDVMVTY; encoded by the coding sequence ATGAAAAAAATCTTTTACGCCCCGCTTCTGTTTGTGAGTTCTCTCCTTTATGCGGAGACCATGCATATGGCAGAAGAGGTACGCGTGATCACCAGTAAACCCGAGTACCGAATGGTCACGTCGCGGGTACCGTACCAAGAGTGTTGGGATGAACAAGTCGCCGTACAATACGCTCCTCCACCACCTAGCGAAGGAAGCGGCGTTGCAGGAGCACTCATCGGCGGTGTCGCAGGTGGCGTTTTAGGACACCAAATTGGTAGTGGCAAGGGTAATACAGCCGCAACTGTGGGTGGAGCCATCGTAGGAACCCTCGTGGGTAAAAATATCGGCGAACAAAGTGCGAGCAGTACACCTCCGCCTCCCGGTTATCGCATGGAACGACGTTGTACCACACGCTATGAAGAAAAAAGTTCTGAGCAGTTTATGGGATACCGCAATACCGCCAATTACAAAGGTCAAACGATCGTGAAGTATTCGGACAAACCCTTAGAGTTTATCCACCTCGACGTCATGGTAACTTACTAA
- the bioD gene encoding dethiobiotin synthase: MKYPPIFITATNTDIGKTYTTLKLLEALSAKGLKVGVMKPIETGVITHPLDATVLFENAKRLNPALEVLKMRDITPYQFELPAAPYVAKGRKKISLELLESAYAKIEALCDIVLIEGAGGLLVPIEEDLYMYDFIRLFHAKTLLVGHDQLGCINDILLNLHLLDGLGVDDYEWCINFRGDRTRFDEITLPFFKKLFGRVLSLQDDCDEIIKSLVSYHDVEVDKL; this comes from the coding sequence ATGAAATACCCTCCAATTTTTATTACTGCTACCAATACGGATATTGGGAAAACCTATACCACTCTTAAACTTCTTGAAGCACTCAGCGCAAAAGGACTCAAGGTTGGTGTTATGAAACCTATTGAGACAGGTGTTATCACGCATCCTTTAGACGCTACAGTGTTGTTTGAAAATGCAAAACGTTTAAATCCTGCACTTGAAGTCCTAAAGATGAGGGATATTACGCCATATCAATTTGAACTTCCAGCTGCTCCTTATGTTGCAAAAGGGCGTAAGAAAATTAGTTTAGAGTTATTGGAAAGTGCTTACGCAAAGATCGAAGCATTGTGTGATATTGTCCTCATTGAAGGAGCAGGCGGACTTCTAGTTCCGATTGAAGAAGATCTCTACATGTACGATTTTATTCGTCTCTTTCATGCCAAAACACTCTTGGTTGGGCATGACCAACTAGGATGTATTAACGATATTTTGCTCAATCTTCACCTTTTAGATGGTCTAGGGGTAGATGATTATGAATGGTGCATCAATTTTAGAGGTGATCGTACCCGTTTCGATGAAATCACTCTGCCATTTTTTAAAAAACTATTCGGCAGAGTGCTTTCGCTTCAAGACGATTGCGATGAAATCATCAAAAGTTTAGTAAGTTACCATGACGTCGAGGTGGATAAACTCTAA
- a CDS encoding ATP-dependent helicase, with product MQDLTMLNESQQDAVKCVDGPVLILAGAGSGKTKTITSRLAYLLSLGIPPANTLTLTFTNKAACEMRERAMAMIEEHTYPPLLCTFHKFGLLFLKFHIEKIGRKNSFVVIDTDDKKRILKSFSTSTELPTGMIASEISRYKTSLIDPKVAWEKAEQKSYQVIAKIYEQYEDYLESNNLVDFDDLLVLPYKILESDDALCEEVSHRYQYIMVDEYQDTNELQYKLLRKLCFSHNNLCVVGDDDQSIYGWRGANIKNILEFHESFDNVKIVKLEKNYRSTTQILKAANDLIEHNRGRIGKVLESTKGDGKAIEVMDSHDENQEAHSIAKRIKKLILSGVSPNEIAVLYRINALSRSLEEGLNKEQVPYNMVGGVKFYERAEVKDVISYLRVIANPHDDFSIKRIINRPKRGLGKVTIERMIKSAYDNRQSIYEYITCNESAIEKEATKKASLALKEFVQNIAHIRSIQENSTYDMIDAIEESFAIKEYYNNQPDSLERISNIDEFYGLFRDYVKQNPQMNVDDFLNELALQSDQDQIDSENISIMSIHASKGLEFEYLFVIGLEEGFFPLIGDGSDIEEERRLGYVAITRAKKELTLSFSASRFYKGRRTELTKSRFLKEAGVCEGSLIFEKTTSFKKGDLVKHKIFGIGRVTEISKVGREFKLQINFSGTRRDILASFVEKI from the coding sequence ATGCAAGATTTAACGATGTTAAACGAGTCACAACAAGATGCGGTAAAATGTGTAGATGGCCCTGTACTCATCTTAGCCGGTGCAGGAAGTGGAAAAACCAAAACGATCACGTCGCGCTTGGCTTATTTACTCTCCTTAGGGATTCCACCTGCCAATACCTTGACGCTCACCTTTACGAACAAAGCTGCTTGTGAGATGCGAGAGCGTGCTATGGCGATGATAGAGGAGCATACGTATCCACCGCTTTTATGTACGTTTCATAAATTTGGTCTGCTTTTTTTAAAGTTTCACATCGAAAAAATAGGGCGTAAAAATAGCTTTGTGGTCATTGATACCGATGATAAAAAGCGCATTTTAAAGAGCTTTAGTACCAGTACTGAACTTCCAACGGGAATGATTGCCAGTGAGATTTCACGCTATAAAACTTCCTTGATTGATCCAAAAGTGGCATGGGAGAAAGCAGAGCAAAAAAGCTACCAAGTCATCGCTAAAATTTATGAGCAGTATGAAGACTATTTGGAGTCCAATAACTTGGTTGATTTCGATGATCTTTTAGTGCTTCCTTATAAAATTTTAGAAAGTGATGATGCTTTGTGTGAAGAGGTGAGTCATCGCTATCAGTACATCATGGTCGATGAGTATCAAGATACCAATGAACTTCAATACAAATTGCTGCGCAAACTCTGTTTTAGCCATAACAATCTTTGTGTTGTGGGTGATGATGACCAGAGTATTTATGGATGGCGTGGCGCAAACATTAAAAATATTTTAGAATTTCACGAATCATTTGACAATGTTAAAATCGTGAAGTTAGAAAAAAACTACCGTTCTACTACACAAATTCTAAAAGCGGCGAATGATTTGATTGAGCACAATCGTGGACGTATTGGCAAAGTGCTTGAAAGTACCAAGGGTGATGGCAAAGCTATTGAAGTGATGGACTCACACGATGAAAATCAAGAGGCACATTCTATTGCAAAACGCATTAAAAAACTCATTCTCAGTGGTGTGAGCCCTAATGAAATTGCTGTTTTGTACCGCATCAATGCGCTCAGTCGTTCCTTAGAAGAGGGGTTAAATAAAGAGCAGGTTCCTTACAATATGGTAGGTGGTGTCAAGTTTTACGAACGTGCTGAAGTCAAGGATGTCATCAGTTATCTGCGTGTGATTGCCAACCCTCACGATGATTTTTCCATTAAACGCATTATCAATCGTCCGAAGCGTGGACTGGGAAAAGTCACCATTGAACGTATGATTAAATCTGCCTACGATAACCGTCAATCCATTTATGAGTACATTACATGTAATGAATCTGCCATTGAAAAAGAGGCAACAAAGAAAGCTTCCTTGGCGCTTAAAGAGTTTGTTCAAAATATCGCGCATATTCGGAGCATTCAGGAAAATTCCACCTACGATATGATTGATGCAATTGAAGAGTCTTTTGCCATAAAAGAGTATTACAACAACCAACCTGACTCGTTGGAACGTATCTCAAACATTGATGAATTTTACGGACTTTTTCGTGATTATGTCAAGCAAAATCCTCAAATGAATGTGGACGATTTTCTAAATGAACTTGCACTGCAAAGTGATCAAGACCAAATTGACAGTGAAAATATCTCTATTATGAGCATTCATGCGAGTAAAGGCTTGGAGTTTGAGTATCTTTTTGTGATTGGTTTGGAAGAGGGTTTCTTCCCACTGATAGGAGATGGTAGTGACATCGAAGAAGAGCGACGTCTAGGGTATGTTGCCATTACCCGTGCTAAAAAAGAGCTCACGCTGAGTTTTTCTGCGAGTCGTTTTTACAAAGGGCGTAGAACCGAGCTGACCAAAAGCCGTTTCTTGAAAGAAGCAGGGGTGTGTGAAGGAAGTTTGATTTTTGAAAAAACGACTTCCTTTAAAAAAGGTGATTTGGTCAAGCACAAAATCTTTGGCATTGGTCGTGTCACAGAGATCAGCAAAGTGGGACGAGAGTTTAAATTGCAAATTAATTTTAGTGGTACAAGGCGTGATATTTTGGCATCCTTTGTGGAGAAGATTTAG
- a CDS encoding aspartate carbamoyltransferase catalytic subunit, producing MNHLINTRDFSLEEIEKLLERATEFLDEKPREILKNKTVITIFFENSTRTRSSFEIAAKRLGAMVVSLDVSRSSSSKGETLFDTAANLDAMGPDAIVVRHKSSGVPHILANYVNCPIVNGGDGAHAHPTQALLDLFTMKRHFGDVRGKKVAIVGDIKNSRVANSNIELLARVGVEVILVGPPHFLPQTDLRVYHTIEEVIDEVDVIMSLRAQTERHANQIYASLKDYGADFCITSKLMGDRDIIILHPGPVHRNVDVDDFMMKDPRSKILEQVKNGVAVRMAVLEKLIEH from the coding sequence GTGAACCATTTGATTAATACACGGGATTTTTCGTTGGAAGAGATTGAGAAGTTGCTTGAGAGAGCAACAGAGTTTTTGGATGAAAAACCACGAGAAATTTTAAAAAATAAAACGGTCATTACCATCTTTTTTGAAAACTCTACTAGAACACGAAGTAGTTTTGAAATTGCAGCCAAACGCCTTGGTGCAATGGTTGTTAGTCTTGATGTCTCACGTAGCTCTTCCAGCAAAGGTGAAACACTTTTTGATACCGCGGCAAATCTTGATGCCATGGGACCTGATGCTATCGTGGTACGTCATAAAAGCTCAGGGGTACCACATATCTTAGCTAACTATGTTAACTGCCCAATTGTCAACGGTGGAGATGGCGCTCACGCTCACCCGACGCAAGCCTTGCTCGATCTGTTTACCATGAAACGCCATTTTGGTGATGTTCGTGGTAAAAAAGTGGCCATTGTGGGAGATATCAAAAACTCCAGAGTTGCGAACAGCAACATTGAGCTTCTAGCGCGAGTAGGCGTTGAAGTCATTTTAGTAGGACCACCACATTTCTTGCCTCAAACAGACCTTCGCGTATACCACACTATTGAAGAAGTGATTGATGAAGTCGATGTGATTATGAGTTTACGTGCCCAAACGGAGCGCCACGCAAATCAAATTTATGCTTCACTGAAAGATTATGGTGCTGATTTTTGCATCACGTCAAAACTCATGGGAGATCGTGACATCATCATTCTTCATCCAGGCCCTGTACACCGTAATGTCGATGTCGATGATTTTATGATGAAAGATCCACGCTCTAAAATTTTAGAGCAAGTTAAAAATGGTGTAGCCGTGAGAATGGCGGTTTTGGAGAAGCTGATTGAACATTGA
- a CDS encoding AraC family transcriptional regulator, whose product MKQKQITKNDHIERVNEVLFYIHGDIAKNFGVDELSSLVAMSPFHFNRIFKEVTSESLHAYIKRVKLEHAANLLLFNPEATITHIMHEVGFISNASFSQAFKENFGVTPTKWREVDKANENRDYTFVDKPLHVKIGTMPSFDVAYVRHKGYDRSIKMAWLKLQEWALRQGIDFSEQTMIGLHHSNPRFVESSLCHYVACLELPLGKKYYRSAEVGVMRIPQTFCAVFSLQGVYGDLKKFMDVIYHEWLPKSNYEKASLPSFAVYRKNHFINANETFDLDFCVPVRFK is encoded by the coding sequence ATGAAACAGAAACAAATCACAAAAAATGATCATATTGAGCGCGTCAATGAAGTGCTTTTTTATATCCATGGAGATATTGCAAAGAATTTTGGCGTGGATGAGCTCTCCTCTTTGGTGGCAATGTCTCCGTTTCATTTCAATCGTATTTTTAAAGAAGTGACAAGTGAAAGTCTGCACGCTTACATTAAGCGTGTTAAGCTTGAACATGCGGCTAATCTTTTACTTTTTAACCCAGAAGCTACGATAACGCACATTATGCATGAAGTGGGTTTTATCTCCAATGCTTCCTTCTCGCAAGCCTTTAAAGAGAATTTTGGTGTTACCCCGACCAAATGGCGCGAAGTGGACAAAGCCAATGAAAACAGAGACTATACGTTTGTGGATAAACCTTTACATGTAAAGATTGGTACGATGCCTAGTTTTGATGTGGCCTATGTGAGGCATAAAGGGTATGATCGCAGCATTAAGATGGCGTGGTTGAAGCTTCAAGAGTGGGCATTACGTCAAGGTATCGACTTTTCTGAACAAACAATGATTGGGTTACATCATAGTAATCCACGCTTTGTAGAGTCCTCTTTGTGTCATTATGTGGCATGTTTAGAACTTCCCTTGGGTAAAAAATATTATCGAAGTGCGGAAGTTGGTGTAATGCGGATCCCTCAAACCTTTTGTGCCGTTTTTTCATTGCAAGGTGTGTATGGTGATCTTAAAAAATTTATGGATGTCATTTACCATGAATGGCTTCCCAAAAGTAATTACGAAAAGGCATCGCTTCCCTCTTTTGCGGTATATCGAAAAAATCATTTTATCAATGCCAATGAGACGTTTGATCTGGACTTTTGTGTTCCCGTACGATTTAAATAA
- a CDS encoding M3 family oligoendopeptidase, translating into MNWDLSALYENETVLEADLKDAASRAKSFASVCKGKLKELHVNEFLESIREYESINETLGRIMTYAFLKFATNSDNGGFYAKYQQAHSTIAEDLLFFELEFNKLSKPKQEELIAAAPTYKYYLESLMEEKPYQLSQKEERILLKKEMTSFSAFSRLFDEHFSRLKFSYEGEKLSEEEILSKLQDSNREVRQKVASAFTKGLKPHQPLLAYIFNMIKTDLASECELRGYKNAEQSRHMDNKITQKSVDALVKSAESSFHLVQDYYVQKAKLLGLTELYEYDRYAPLEESTEKFDFQTSKKIVLDAFKKFNPKFYEIASMAFEKGWIDVFPKDKKRGGAFSHPATPSTHPYVLLNHTDTRRDLFTLAHELGHAIHQYLSRDVGYLGSDTPLTTSETASVFAEMLAFDAIKDNLSVSEKRSLYASKIEDIFSTLYRQINFTTFERKVHAHEGELDLETFNQYWMQESQKMFGKSITLTKDYALWWSYIPHFIHSPFYCYAYSYGQLLVLALYGLYKKSDKAVFVQNYTSFLSAGGSQSPKELIKKFGFDIEDEHFWQLGISEIESLLAEFKGMCDA; encoded by the coding sequence TTGAATTGGGATCTTTCAGCACTCTATGAAAATGAAACCGTATTAGAAGCGGATTTAAAAGATGCCGCATCACGTGCAAAAAGTTTTGCGTCTGTTTGCAAAGGTAAACTTAAAGAGTTACATGTTAATGAGTTCTTAGAATCAATTAGAGAGTATGAATCGATCAATGAGACCTTGGGTCGCATTATGACGTATGCTTTTTTAAAGTTTGCCACCAATAGTGATAATGGTGGATTTTATGCCAAATATCAGCAAGCCCATAGCACTATCGCTGAAGATCTTCTCTTTTTTGAACTTGAATTTAACAAGCTTTCTAAACCAAAACAAGAAGAGTTGATCGCAGCGGCTCCCACCTATAAATATTATTTAGAATCACTGATGGAAGAGAAGCCTTATCAGCTTAGTCAAAAAGAAGAGCGTATTCTTCTTAAAAAAGAGATGACGTCATTTTCAGCATTTAGCAGACTTTTCGATGAACACTTTAGCCGCTTGAAGTTTTCTTATGAGGGCGAAAAGCTCTCCGAAGAGGAGATACTTAGCAAACTTCAAGACTCCAATCGTGAAGTGCGTCAAAAAGTAGCCAGTGCTTTTACAAAAGGGCTTAAACCGCATCAGCCACTTTTGGCATATATTTTCAATATGATTAAAACGGATCTTGCAAGTGAATGTGAACTTCGTGGCTATAAAAATGCGGAACAGTCACGCCATATGGATAATAAAATTACACAAAAAAGTGTCGACGCTTTGGTTAAAAGTGCTGAAAGTAGTTTTCATTTGGTACAAGATTATTACGTGCAAAAAGCAAAACTTTTGGGGCTCACTGAGCTTTATGAATACGATCGTTATGCTCCATTGGAAGAATCTACCGAAAAATTTGATTTTCAAACATCGAAGAAAATAGTGCTAGATGCTTTCAAAAAGTTTAACCCTAAGTTTTATGAAATTGCCTCTATGGCTTTTGAAAAAGGGTGGATTGATGTATTCCCTAAAGATAAAAAAAGAGGCGGGGCATTTTCTCATCCTGCAACACCGAGTACACATCCCTATGTGCTTTTAAACCATACCGATACGAGACGTGACCTCTTTACTTTGGCGCATGAACTAGGGCATGCGATTCATCAGTATCTCTCACGCGACGTCGGCTATCTTGGCAGTGATACACCTTTAACGACGTCTGAAACAGCTTCTGTCTTTGCGGAAATGCTTGCCTTTGATGCTATTAAAGACAATTTGAGTGTGAGTGAAAAACGCTCTTTATATGCCAGTAAAATTGAAGATATTTTTTCTACCCTTTACCGACAAATCAATTTCACAACGTTTGAGCGTAAAGTACATGCGCATGAAGGCGAGTTGGATCTTGAGACATTTAACCAATATTGGATGCAAGAGAGTCAAAAAATGTTTGGCAAGAGTATTACACTCACAAAAGATTACGCGCTTTGGTGGAGCTATATACCTCATTTTATTCACTCACCTTTTTACTGTTATGCCTACAGTTATGGGCAATTACTGGTTTTAGCACTTTACGGATTGTATAAAAAAAGTGATAAAGCAGTCTTTGTTCAAAATTACACAAGCTTTTTGAGTGCAGGTGGAAGTCAAAGTCCAAAAGAGTTGATTAAAAAATTTGGGTTTGATATTGAAGATGAGCATTTTTGGCAATTAGGTATTAGCGAAATAGAATCCCTCTTAGCAGAATTTAAAGGAATGTGCGATGCTTGA
- a CDS encoding aminodeoxychorismate synthase component I produces the protein MNIEFASKLNAFGKEKTPFFFMIDYAAKQFEAFVLDAIPHGVLYQLETQSNASNTFTCKDFSWSKTPPSKEQYRAQMEAVIEEIKAGNTYLLNLTSPTRIELSCSLENLFYTANAPFKLCYHEAFVCFSPERFVEIRNNRISTYPMKGTIDASIPNAKEMILNDEKEKAEHVMVVDLLRNDLSMVSKDMRVEQFRYVEKIQAGNKELLQVSSKITGMLDENWHNNVGTILATLLPAGSISGTPKRSSVEIIKRLEGYDRGFFTGIFGIYDGKTLDSAVMIRFLEKTKEGYMFKSGGGITLLSEAAKEYDELCDKVYIPLF, from the coding sequence TTGAACATTGAGTTTGCCTCGAAACTCAATGCCTTTGGTAAGGAGAAAACACCTTTCTTCTTTATGATTGATTATGCGGCAAAACAGTTTGAGGCATTTGTTCTTGATGCCATTCCTCATGGTGTTTTATACCAATTAGAAACCCAAAGTAATGCCTCTAATACTTTTACATGTAAAGATTTTTCTTGGTCGAAAACACCTCCTTCAAAAGAGCAGTATCGTGCTCAGATGGAAGCGGTTATTGAAGAGATAAAAGCAGGCAATACCTATTTGCTTAACCTGACATCTCCTACACGAATTGAGCTCTCGTGTTCACTCGAAAATCTTTTTTATACCGCCAATGCTCCGTTTAAACTCTGTTATCATGAAGCATTTGTCTGTTTTTCACCCGAGCGTTTTGTAGAAATAAGGAACAATCGCATCAGCACCTATCCGATGAAAGGTACGATTGATGCGAGCATTCCTAATGCTAAGGAGATGATCTTAAACGATGAGAAAGAAAAAGCGGAGCACGTGATGGTGGTTGATCTTTTACGCAATGACCTCTCTATGGTGTCAAAAGACATGCGTGTGGAGCAGTTTCGCTACGTAGAAAAGATTCAAGCAGGCAACAAAGAGCTTTTACAGGTTAGCTCCAAGATCACAGGGATGTTGGATGAAAATTGGCATAATAATGTTGGCACGATCCTTGCAACATTATTGCCTGCTGGTTCTATCAGTGGCACACCCAAACGCAGTAGCGTGGAGATTATAAAACGTCTTGAAGGTTACGATAGGGGCTTTTTTACGGGCATCTTTGGTATCTATGATGGAAAAACTTTAGATAGCGCTGTGATGATTCGCTTTTTGGAAAAGACAAAAGAGGGCTATATGTTTAAAAGTGGTGGCGGTATTACGCTTTTGAGTGAGGCAGCAAAGGAGTACGATGAGTTGTGTGATAAAGTCTACATCCCCCTGTTTTGA